In one Streptomyces sp. NBC_01288 genomic region, the following are encoded:
- a CDS encoding LuxR C-terminal-related transcriptional regulator, translating to MRDWAGRWPLVGRGAELEYFAAALEDRGCRGFVVGGAAGVGKSRLAEECLERAATAGFRVGRATASVAAGAVPLGAIAHLLPVGVDLTDPVAGFAAVARELASGPGRQWVLFVDDMHLLDAASAVLLRQLMDTGALLLIGTVRTGEPYGEAVAALRGVDSVYRVDLTVLSPEQVEVLLQAALGRPVARRTLHELSAASGGNVLYLRELVLGALAAGNLTEDGEIWHLVEDRLPGTARLTEMIGARLAAADPAGRPVLELLALCEPLPLAYAEALAPPQVTVALEQAGLIRVTQDRRRTTVSLAHPLYGEVLRAGLPLLRRRALLLDQAARVQARGARRRGDLLHIATWRLAATGTADPALLTQAAVLARHAHDLPGTVALLEAVPERHRTTATELRLGEALFELGRWHRAETTLAGADALAADEEERLAVALVRTTNLLWSNAPVAEALAVNDAARERISSPADRRKLTINEGFLRIVGGRPAEGLALLEDLETDVGAAPDVNAWLRGAWMKPAALALVGRTAEATTWARRAHDAHRRVEERALASHPAFQRIPLVLALTEAGVPAAEVCRVGEPAYAELTAAGSRVRIWLAVLLGRTHWLAGHPATARRWWAEAATVSRSIDHAMALRPVLGGLAACAAVLGDLDAAEATLAEHRALPPVEPGLLSAGEELLGEAWLLAARGQLARARSVLTAAAASARRTGHVTGEAMLLTDVARLGGAEEVGGRLAELAWCCDGELAPARAQLAAALVADDPDRLLRAADACQAVGADLLAAEAAAAAAAAWRRADRSRRAVAATRRAVAARARCEGARTPLLDTAQVTAQLTAREREIALLAAAGSTSKDMAHTLALSVRTVDNHLQHAYAKLGVTTRLELARALGVAE from the coding sequence GTGCGGGACTGGGCTGGGCGTTGGCCGTTGGTGGGGCGTGGGGCGGAGTTGGAGTACTTCGCCGCCGCGCTGGAGGACCGGGGATGTCGTGGATTCGTCGTCGGCGGAGCGGCGGGCGTGGGCAAGTCGCGGCTGGCGGAGGAGTGTCTGGAGCGAGCGGCGACCGCGGGGTTCCGGGTGGGGCGGGCCACTGCCAGTGTCGCGGCGGGCGCCGTGCCGCTGGGGGCGATCGCCCATCTGCTGCCCGTCGGGGTCGACTTGACCGACCCCGTCGCCGGATTCGCCGCTGTCGCACGGGAGTTGGCCTCCGGGCCCGGGCGGCAGTGGGTGCTGTTCGTCGACGACATGCATCTGCTGGATGCCGCGTCGGCCGTACTGCTGCGGCAGTTGATGGACACCGGCGCGCTGCTGCTGATCGGCACCGTGCGCACCGGTGAGCCGTACGGGGAGGCCGTCGCCGCGCTGCGGGGCGTGGACTCGGTGTACCGGGTCGATCTGACCGTGCTGAGTCCCGAGCAGGTCGAAGTGTTGTTGCAGGCCGCGCTCGGGCGGCCCGTCGCCCGAAGAACCCTGCACGAGCTGTCGGCCGCCAGCGGTGGCAACGTGCTCTACCTGCGCGAACTCGTTCTCGGTGCCCTCGCCGCCGGGAACCTGACCGAGGACGGGGAGATCTGGCACCTGGTCGAGGACCGGTTGCCGGGTACCGCGCGGCTCACCGAGATGATCGGCGCACGGCTGGCCGCCGCCGACCCCGCGGGGCGCCCCGTGCTCGAACTCCTGGCGCTGTGCGAGCCGTTGCCCCTGGCGTACGCCGAAGCCCTCGCCCCGCCGCAGGTGACGGTGGCCCTGGAACAGGCGGGGCTGATCCGCGTCACGCAGGACCGACGGCGTACGACGGTGTCTCTGGCCCACCCCCTGTACGGCGAAGTGCTGCGCGCCGGGCTGCCGTTGCTGCGCCGCCGTGCCCTGCTCCTGGACCAGGCCGCCCGTGTCCAGGCGCGCGGCGCCCGTCGTCGCGGCGACCTGCTGCACATCGCGACCTGGCGGCTGGCCGCGACCGGCACCGCCGACCCGGCCCTCCTCACCCAGGCCGCCGTACTCGCCCGCCACGCCCACGACTTGCCCGGGACCGTCGCCCTGCTGGAAGCCGTGCCGGAGAGGCACCGGACCACCGCCACCGAACTGCGGCTCGGCGAGGCCCTGTTCGAGCTGGGCCGTTGGCACCGGGCCGAGACGACGCTCGCCGGGGCCGACGCCCTCGCCGCCGACGAGGAGGAAAGGCTCGCGGTCGCCCTCGTCCGGACGACGAACCTGTTGTGGAGCAACGCGCCCGTCGCCGAAGCACTCGCCGTCAACGACGCGGCCCGCGAACGGATCAGTAGCCCGGCCGACCGCCGCAAGCTCACCATCAACGAGGGATTCCTACGGATCGTCGGTGGCCGGCCCGCCGAGGGGCTGGCCCTGCTGGAGGATCTGGAGACCGACGTCGGCGCCGCCCCCGACGTCAACGCCTGGCTGCGCGGCGCCTGGATGAAGCCCGCCGCGCTGGCCCTGGTGGGCCGTACCGCCGAGGCCACCACCTGGGCCCGGCGCGCCCACGACGCGCACCGGCGGGTCGAGGAACGCGCCCTCGCCTCCCATCCCGCCTTCCAGCGCATCCCGCTCGTCCTCGCCCTCACCGAAGCCGGTGTCCCGGCCGCCGAGGTCTGCCGGGTGGGCGAGCCCGCCTACGCCGAACTCACCGCGGCCGGTTCCAGGGTGCGGATCTGGCTGGCGGTCCTCCTCGGCCGTACGCACTGGCTGGCCGGCCACCCCGCGACCGCCCGCCGCTGGTGGGCCGAGGCCGCCACCGTGTCCCGCTCCATCGACCACGCGATGGCCCTACGGCCGGTGCTCGGCGGGCTCGCCGCGTGTGCGGCCGTACTGGGGGATCTGGACGCGGCCGAGGCGACGCTCGCGGAGCATCGCGCGCTACCGCCCGTGGAACCGGGGCTGCTGTCCGCCGGGGAGGAACTCCTGGGCGAGGCCTGGCTGTTGGCCGCTCGGGGGCAGTTGGCACGGGCACGGTCCGTGCTCACCGCCGCGGCCGCCTCCGCCCGCCGCACCGGCCATGTCACCGGCGAGGCAATGCTGTTGACCGATGTCGCGCGGCTCGGCGGAGCCGAGGAGGTCGGCGGTCGGCTGGCCGAGCTCGCCTGGTGCTGCGACGGTGAACTCGCCCCCGCCCGGGCCCAGTTGGCGGCAGCGCTGGTCGCCGACGACCCGGACCGGCTGCTCCGGGCCGCCGACGCGTGCCAGGCCGTCGGCGCGGACCTGCTCGCCGCCGAGGCAGCGGCCGCCGCCGCGGCCGCCTGGCGCAGGGCGGACCGGTCCCGCCGCGCCGTCGCGGCCACCCGGCGCGCCGTCGCGGCCCGGGCCCGCTGCGAGGGCGCGCGTACTCCCCTGCTGGACACCG
- the glmS gene encoding glutamine--fructose-6-phosphate transaminase (isomerizing) encodes MCGIVGYVGSQSALDVVMAGLKRLEYRGYDSSGVAVLADGGLAAAKKAGKLVNLEKELVDHPLPAGSTGIGHTRWATHGGPTDANAHPHLDNAGRVAVVHNGIIENFACLRAELAERGHDLASDTDTEVVAHLLAEEFSGCADLAEAMRQVCRRLEGAFTLVAVHADEPDVVVGARRNSPLVVGVGEGEAFLASDVAAFIAHTRSAIELGQDQVVELRRDGVTVTGFDGAPAEVRSYHVDWDASAAEKGGYDYFMLKEIAEQPKAVADTLLGRIDASGLLSLDEVRIPVHELREIDKVVIVACGTAFHAGMIAKYAIEHWTRIPCEVELASEFRYRDPILGARSLVIAISQSGETMDTLMALRHAREQGSKVLAICNTNGSTIPRESDAVLYTHAGPEVAVASTKAFLTQLVACYLVALYLGQVRGTKWGDEIQAVIRDLSQISGEVERVLETMEPVRELARSVASKNTVLFLGRHVGYPVALEGALKLKELAYMHAEGFAAGELKHGPIALIEEGMPVVVVVPSSRGRSVLHDKIVSNIQEIRARGAMTIVIAEEGDETVVPYADHLIRIPATPTLLQPLVATVPLQVFACELATARGNEVDQPRNLAKSVTVE; translated from the coding sequence ATGTGCGGAATCGTGGGATACGTGGGGTCGCAGTCGGCGCTCGATGTGGTGATGGCCGGGCTGAAGCGGCTGGAGTACCGGGGGTACGACTCGTCGGGTGTCGCCGTGCTCGCGGACGGCGGGCTGGCGGCGGCCAAGAAGGCGGGGAAGCTCGTCAATCTGGAGAAGGAGCTGGTCGATCATCCGCTGCCGGCGGGGTCGACGGGCATCGGGCACACGCGCTGGGCCACGCACGGCGGGCCGACGGACGCGAACGCCCACCCGCATCTCGACAACGCGGGGCGGGTCGCGGTCGTCCACAACGGCATCATCGAGAACTTCGCCTGTCTGCGGGCCGAGTTGGCGGAGCGCGGGCACGATCTCGCCTCCGACACGGACACCGAGGTGGTCGCGCATCTGCTGGCCGAGGAGTTCTCGGGGTGCGCGGATCTGGCGGAGGCGATGCGGCAGGTGTGCCGGCGCCTGGAGGGCGCGTTCACGCTGGTCGCCGTGCACGCGGACGAGCCGGATGTGGTCGTGGGCGCGCGTCGTAATTCGCCGCTCGTGGTCGGGGTGGGGGAAGGGGAGGCCTTTCTCGCCTCCGACGTCGCCGCGTTCATCGCCCACACGCGCTCCGCGATCGAGCTGGGGCAGGACCAGGTCGTCGAGCTGCGCCGGGACGGGGTGACCGTCACCGGGTTCGACGGGGCTCCGGCCGAGGTGCGTTCGTACCACGTCGACTGGGACGCGTCCGCCGCGGAGAAGGGCGGCTACGACTACTTCATGCTCAAGGAGATCGCCGAGCAGCCGAAGGCGGTCGCCGACACGCTGCTGGGCCGCATCGACGCGTCCGGCCTGCTGTCTCTGGACGAAGTCCGCATCCCCGTCCATGAGTTGAGGGAGATCGACAAGGTCGTCATCGTCGCGTGCGGTACGGCCTTCCACGCCGGGATGATCGCCAAGTACGCCATCGAGCACTGGACGCGGATCCCGTGCGAGGTGGAGCTGGCGAGCGAGTTCCGGTACCGGGATCCGATCCTGGGCGCGCGGTCCCTGGTCATCGCCATCTCCCAGTCCGGGGAGACGATGGACACGCTGATGGCGCTACGGCACGCGAGGGAGCAGGGCTCGAAAGTCCTGGCCATCTGCAACACCAACGGGTCGACGATTCCCCGTGAGTCGGACGCGGTGCTGTACACGCATGCCGGGCCCGAGGTCGCCGTGGCGTCGACGAAGGCGTTCCTGACGCAGCTGGTGGCGTGTTATCTGGTCGCGCTGTATCTCGGCCAGGTCCGCGGCACCAAGTGGGGCGACGAGATCCAGGCCGTCATCCGGGACCTGTCGCAGATCTCCGGTGAGGTCGAGCGGGTGCTGGAAACGATGGAGCCTGTACGGGAGTTGGCGCGGTCGGTGGCGTCGAAGAACACCGTGCTGTTCCTGGGCCGGCATGTCGGTTATCCCGTTGCTCTCGAAGGCGCCCTGAAACTGAAGGAGTTGGCGTACATGCACGCCGAGGGCTTCGCGGCGGGGGAGTTGAAGCACGGGCCGATCGCGCTGATCGAGGAGGGGATGCCGGTGGTGGTGGTCGTGCCGTCGTCCCGTGGGCGGTCGGTTCTGCACGACAAGATCGTGTCCAACATCCAGGAGATCCGGGCGCGGGGTGCGATGACGATCGTGATCGCGGAGGAGGGGGACGAGACGGTCGTCCCGTACGCCGACCACTTGATCCGGATCCCGGCCACGCCCACGTTGCTGCAACCGCTGGTGGCGACCGTGCCGTTGCAGGTGTTCGCCTGTGAGCTGGCCACGGCTCGGGGGAACGAAGTGGATCAGCCCCGGAACCTGGCGAAGTCGGTGACGGTGGAGTAG